Part of the Candidatus Sulfotelmatobacter sp. genome is shown below.
TGCATGCTGGAAATGTGCGCGAACTTCTCCTGCCCGCCGCGGCTATAGTTCATCAGCGTGGCATCGTTCTTCAGTACTCCGGAAAATACTTTGAAGTACGAAATGCGGCCTGCGAACGCATCGGAAACCGTCTTGAACACATACAACGACACCGGCTCTTCATCCGACTCATGCCGCTTGGGCGCGTCGCCGTTCCCGCCGGCCTCGCCCTGTACCCACTCATGCTCGGAAGGCGCAGGCGTGTAGTCGACAATAAAATCCATCACCCGGTCGGCCCCTAAGTTGCCCAGGCCGGAACTAAAAATCACAGGGAAAATTCGGTCTTCGCGGATCGCATTGTGCAGCGCCGGCACCAGGTCTTCCTCGCCCAAAGTTCCGGCGTCGAAGAATTTCTCCATCAACTTGTCGTCGCCTTCGGCCACCAACTCCACCAGCATTTCGTGCGCTTCCTGAACCTGCGCCCGCATGTTCGCTGGTATCTCCGTCTCTTTCCCCTTGCCATTCCCGCCCAACTCGTAGGTATAGGCCTTCATGCGGACAAGGTCGACCACGCCGCTCAAACTCTTCTCGCTGCCAATCGGCAGTTCAATCGGAATCACGTCGCGGCCAAATGCATTGGTGAGCGATTCCAGCACACGCTCAGCATTCGCCCGATCGCGATCCATGCGGTTCACCACGATCAGCCGGGGCGTCTTGTATTCCTCGCAATAATTCCAAACGCGCTGCGTCACCACTTCCACTCCTGCCACGCCGTCGACCACCACGATCGCCGCGTCCACCACCGGCAGCACCATCTTGGCCTCGTGCACGAACATGCTGAAGCCCGGCGTGTCGAGGATATTGATCTTCGTATTGCCCCACTCGACCACCGCCGCACCGATCGAAATGGACATCTTCCGCGCGATCTCTTCCTCGTCGTAGTCGGTTGTAGCCGATCCATCGTCCACGCGCCCTAGCCGCTGAGTTGCTCCCGCCGTATACAGCATGGCCGCCACGAGCGAGGTTTTGCCCGCGTGGCCATGTCCCACCATTGCGACATTCCTGATGTTTGCTCCCGAATAGACTTTCAAGTTGGGCTCCTTCAGGCAGGCGTGGGAAGGAAACGGCCGCGAGGAAAATAAGTGCAGGCACAGCCCACCCAGCATCCCCTGCCAAAACCTAGGATGCTACCACGCAGGCCGCGGAAGCCTCAACCGCCCACGTAGCGACGGACGCATTCGTCCGTCCCCAAGTGCAGCTGGATAGCGCGTTCACCGGCGCCCCATTTCTCGCGCGTACTTTTGCGCGAGAAAGCCTGCCCTGAGCTTGTCGAAGGTGGGGATTTTGACCTCTATGCCGCGCGCGGAGACGCGCGCGAACTCCACACCCCAGATTTGTTGACAATCAGTTCCTTCATGCTCCGAGCGGTGTATGATCTTTCCGGAATGCTAGGCAACCGCACCAGCGAGCAGTGGATCGCTCAATACTCCACCAGCCACCAGCACCCGATCAACCGCGTCTGCCACACCCTCGGCATCCCGACAATTCTGGTTTCGATCGCAATTTTCGTCGTCGGATT
Proteins encoded:
- the fusA gene encoding elongation factor G; this translates as MKVYSGANIRNVAMVGHGHAGKTSLVAAMLYTAGATQRLGRVDDGSATTDYDEEEIARKMSISIGAAVVEWGNTKINILDTPGFSMFVHEAKMVLPVVDAAIVVVDGVAGVEVVTQRVWNYCEEYKTPRLIVVNRMDRDRANAERVLESLTNAFGRDVIPIELPIGSEKSLSGVVDLVRMKAYTYELGGNGKGKETEIPANMRAQVQEAHEMLVELVAEGDDKLMEKFFDAGTLGEEDLVPALHNAIREDRIFPVIFSSGLGNLGADRVMDFIVDYTPAPSEHEWVQGEAGGNGDAPKRHESDEEPVSLYVFKTVSDAFAGRISYFKVFSGVLKNDATLMNYSRGGQEKFAHISSMQGKMAIPVNELHAGDIGAVAKLKDTLTGDTLGDKAAPIQYPRVKLPEPAITFAIEPKSRADEDKLGPGLHRQMEEDAMLRFFRDPQTQEFLIAGTGQQHIEVVVAKLKKRYHTEVVLKAPKVPYRETIRGKADVQGRHKKQTGGHGQYGDCKIKMEPLPRGGQFEFVNDIFGGAIPKNYIPAIEKGIKDAAARGHLAGYPVVDFRVILYDGSYHDVDSNDMSFQMAGRIAFRKAMETAKPTLLEPVMAVEITVPDDFAGSIMGDLNSRRGRIQGMDNKGGNTVVKAEVPMSEMLTYGVELTSMTQGRGSFNMEMHHYDVVPGQLQEKIIEKAKAERGEVKEEEE